Part of the Quercus lobata isolate SW786 chromosome 6, ValleyOak3.0 Primary Assembly, whole genome shotgun sequence genome, attaaaaaaattaaaaaagagttgatattttaattaaatataatagataatataactaaatgttttgaatagtaataaacaaaattttttggacGAATCTTATAGAATACTTTACAtaaactattttcttttcttcaaaaaaaggTCCCACGTATTCCCAAACGATCCCTTAAGAAGTCCCATCATCGCCAGCTGCCATGCCCTCCAtcgctctctctttctctttcactctctatctatctctctcactctttcttgccctttttttaatgttaactGTATATGCACCAACTGATCCACTCTCAGTGCAGAGCATTGTGCAGTGCAGTGCATTTATTAGTTAAAGCTACCTTCTTTAACTTAGCTTCCActgaaacacaaacaaaaagacAACATTTTTAATATGTCTGATCACAAAGCAAACGACCAGCTCTCCAAACCGACATCAATCTTCGGGCTTAAACTGTGGGTGATTCTTGGTGTTTGTGTTGGAGCTGGGTTTGTGCTCCTTCTCTTCCTCATTTCTCTATGGCTGGTCTCAAAGCGCTCAAAATCCAAGAACTCTCAAAGACCCACAATCCCACTTGTCTCCAAAGAGATCCAGGAGATCAGAGTCGACCATGGTCGAAACCACCACACCCACCAAAAAGAGCCGAAGCCAACAACAAGGTCTCAACTTGAACCCGACCCATCTCCCGAATCCGACCCAGTTTCCGCAATAGTTGAAAGACAAGCACTACTTCCACCTCCAGAGGAAGAGAGCCCAGTGGGGTACCACCAAAGGATTCACATTGAGATTGGGAAGGATCATAGGATTTCTTACCCTGAGCGTTTCTGCAGGTCTTCTTCTTCGCATGGCAGTGGGGAAGCTCGTGGCGGTGTTGATCAGGTAGCTATAGTGGTTCCTGAAGTTTCACACTTGGGGTGGGGGCATTGGTATACTTTGAGAGAGCTTGAGGCTGCCACAAATGGTTTTGCTGACGATAATGTAATTGGTGAAGGTGGGTATGGGATTGTATATCATGGTGTTTTGCAGGACAATAGTCAGATTGCTGTCAAGAATTTGCTCAATAATAGGTGCTTTCTTGCTagctttttgtttatttattttttgccgTTAGAATTTACTCTGTTCTTGAGATATTAATTGTGGTGCAATTTGCTGTTTAATTCGTGTTTAGATTATTGTTAAACCAATTGGTTAGTGTTAAAGAATTGATGAATTAGATATTTGGTATTTGGTAGGGGACAAGCTGAGAAGGAGTTTAAGGTTGAAGTTGAGGCAATTGGTCGGGTTCGGCATAAGAATTTGGTGAGATTGCTTGGTTACTGTGCTGAAGGAGCTCATAGGTACTTACTTTGTTCTTGCCTAATTACCCCAACTTCCTTTTTTGGACTTTGTTCTATGTTATTGCATTTGCTGGCTAGAGTTTATTAATGCCCAATTGAAAACGATTTTAAGTTGATTATGTACTTTTGTAAAGGGTGTTAAATATATCATCTTTAAGTCCTTAGAGATAATTGACTGTTCCCTTAAATGATAGGATGCTTGTATATGAGTATGTAAACAATGGGAATTTGGAACAATGGCTTCATGGGGATGTAGGGCCTTGCAGCCCTCTTACTTGGGAGATTCGGATGAATATCATCCTTGGAACAGCAAAAGGGTATGATCCAAATCTCTCACATTTGAGCTTTATTTTATGATATTCATTCCTTTCACTGCATCTCATCCATGGCATTGATTTATTGGTCGCTTGAATAAAGCATGCTTATTTACCATAACTGGACTAATAATGTAGGCTAACTTACCTTCATGAGGGGCTGGAACCCAAAGTTGTTCACCGAGATATAAAATCAAGCAACATTTTACTTGACAAGCAGTGGAATTCAAAAGTTTCAGATTTTGGCCTTGCTAAGCTCCTAGGTGCAGAGAGTAGCTACATTACAACTCGTGTCATGGGAACATTTGGGTATGTAGGGctgtgtgtgtatatttgtACGTGTTTGTGTTTCTGTGTGTGCAAAAGAGGTAATGACAatcttgtttctgtttttgtaGCTATGTAGCTCCCGAATATGCAAGCACGGGAATGCTTAATGAAAGAAGTGACGTGTACAGCTTTGGGATTCTTGTAATGGAAATAATTACTGGGAGGAACCCGGTTGATTATAGCCGACCTCCAGAAGAGGTTTGCACAATATTACTGATATCAATTTTGCTTCAAAGATATTTGAATTAGTcaaatcatttttcttctagATTTCTTTTACATCTTTCCTCTTCTATGTTTGCTTTGAACTAAAAAGCCTAGAATTTTCAGGTCAACTTAGTTGAGTGGCTTAAGAAGATGGTCGCAAACAGGAATGCAGAAGGAGTATTGGATCCAAAGCTGCCTGAGAAGCCTACTTCAAGGGCATTGAAGAGGGCTCTTCTTGTTGGTTTACGTTGTGTGGATCCCAATGCACAGAAGCGGCCAAAAATGGGACATGTTATACATATGCTGGAAGCTGAAGACTCCCCCTTCAAAGAAGTATGTATGCAATCCTGCTCAAAATTCAAGTTCAATGTACTCTCATTTGTTCAAAAACAATTTATCAGATCATATTATATGTCATCAATTAGTCCTCTCAACAAATAATCTATATCTCAACAGAGTAATTAGGAAATGATGCTTAAGGCATTTGGACcactataaattatacaattagTAAGCAATTATCAAGTTTGAAAAACAAGTATTAAATGCTGGTTAACTCTTCTTACGTCTCAAACAGAAACAATAACTCCTAATGCATATGATCAAACAGcaacaataatttaataaaattcagCTAATGTATAACTTCTGAGGCAGTATATTTTttatacctttttatttttttggtcttttgacCAGAAATTGTAATCCATTACTGTTACCACAACTTCCATTTCCTTGGTTTGGTCTTTATGATACTCCAATTAATTTACCATTTCCCTTTCATGGCATTTCATTTCTCTCTACCCCCTCTCCATCCCTCACGGTCTGGTTAGCATCACTCCCTTTCATCTCCTCCACCCTTTATAGTTAGGTCAGTTTGAAACGAGTAAATTTTAGAATGAGATATCAAAGAATATAACaacttctttgtttttctagtCAATAGAGTAGACATATCAATTTGATGTTACCACTTCTTTCATGTAGATATTTGCTAATCATGTTCTGGTTGTCTTGTTTCAGGATCGTAGAGCTGGAAGGGATGCAGGACGTGCAAATGGTGACAGTGCAAAGGATATGTTGAAAGAGAAGCAGGTGATGGAACCAGGAGACAGTAGCGAACGCGAAAGCGTAGTGAATCAAAATGAGGCAAGATGGAAGCATCAAGAAGACA contains:
- the LOC115995096 gene encoding probable serine/threonine-protein kinase At1g01540, producing MSDHKANDQLSKPTSIFGLKLWVILGVCVGAGFVLLLFLISLWLVSKRSKSKNSQRPTIPLVSKEIQEIRVDHGRNHHTHQKEPKPTTRSQLEPDPSPESDPVSAIVERQALLPPPEEESPVGYHQRIHIEIGKDHRISYPERFCRSSSSHGSGEARGGVDQVAIVVPEVSHLGWGHWYTLRELEAATNGFADDNVIGEGGYGIVYHGVLQDNSQIAVKNLLNNRGQAEKEFKVEVEAIGRVRHKNLVRLLGYCAEGAHRMLVYEYVNNGNLEQWLHGDVGPCSPLTWEIRMNIILGTAKGLTYLHEGLEPKVVHRDIKSSNILLDKQWNSKVSDFGLAKLLGAESSYITTRVMGTFGYVAPEYASTGMLNERSDVYSFGILVMEIITGRNPVDYSRPPEEVNLVEWLKKMVANRNAEGVLDPKLPEKPTSRALKRALLVGLRCVDPNAQKRPKMGHVIHMLEAEDSPFKEDRRAGRDAGRANGDSAKDMLKEKQVMEPGDSSERESVVNQNEARWKHQEDKL